GCGTTGTTTTGCTGATAGGAGGATGACTAACTGTGGGATGATGGCAGGATTATTGACAAGTCTTTACCTACCGTAATTCCCTCTTCAATGTCTCGTTGTGGGAGTGTGTCGATGTACGAATGCTCGGCTGCCTTAGTTGCTTTCactcaggctttttttccccccttctcagGAACTGCAAGACCAGATAGACGAGCTGCACTCGGAGCTGGAGGAGTACCGTGCCCAAGGCAAAGTGCTCAGGCCTTCGCTGAAAAACTCACTCTCGGAAGAGTTTGACATTGATATGAAAAGTCATGGCAATAGCAGTATCGAGCCTGACCAAGGTAAAGCACATCTCCTGTATGACCAACTTCTGGGCTGTAGGTATTTACAGTAACATCTTAGAGGCAATTACGTAAAAACTTTCCCAAACCTTCACAGTGAGAGCCAAACGCCACGTCCGTTTTGCTGCTTAACATTAAGTGGAATACGGCTGCTGTACTGTATTCAAAGCTGAAATTAATGTTTGCAGTttcttgtctgtgtgtgtgtgtgtgatgggaATTTGAGACTTGCAAGTAGCTGCCTAAACAAATTTAAACTGATGAAATAATTCTGTTGAGAGTGTATCTCTCTGGGCCTCAAGAATATGTatataattactatttttaaaggaCTCGGTTCAGAAGACTGCAACCCATTAAATATGAGCATAGAGGCAGAAATGGCTATTGAACAAATGAAGGAGCAACATCACAGGGATCTACATCACCTCAAACAAGAGCTCGAAGACACAGTAAGCTGTTTTAACTTAAAACAAAACTTCACAACTTTTCCAGCCTCTTCATACAGGTGGAAGGGTCTTGAAGAAAGACTCTTAATTCCTGGCGAAATTATGACCTTTCTGTGAATCTGAGCTTCTACCTTCCCTGCTCCTTCTGCACGATGCTGTGTGATGGAGAGGGCTGTATGGATGCTGCGGTAGATCCTCACGCCGCCCACCAGCTAACGAGAGAGCAGAGAGCCTTTCCGAGGCAGTATTGCATTTTCTGTCTTGAAAGCCTGCTGCATCTGAATTAGCCACTTCATTCCCACTGGCATGGGATAATTGTGGGTTCGAAAGGCTGCTGGTGGGAGTCTGCATCGCTAAATGCTGTGCTCACGCAGTCTGGTGGCGTTGAAACGCGGTCTGTGCGGTGGGAATATGGAAAATGCGCTGTTACGATACCTGTGCTACCAAAAATGAGCAGTCAGCTCCCTATTTTCTGGGTGTCCATCTGCAGATTAATCTTGCCACGCGTGCAGAAATATCTCCATTGCCTCTACGTGGAGAAAGCTTGGGTTGAGATGGGCTGACGAGGCTGGGGCAGCTCCGCTCCGGCGCTCATCTACTGAGCGGCGGTGAGCTGGCAGAGCACGTTTACGGCCAGTTTACGTTAATATCCGTGTCAGGGTCACGGTGTTTCCCAGCAAGTAAGACCTACCTTGGTCTGCAGGTGAGGTGCACTGGTGTAGAAATGGCCAGGCTTGTTCTGCAGGAGTTGGTTCAGGACCAGAAGTTGGGGGTCCCATCAGGCTTCCACTGCATCTGTCAGACCAGTGCCCACCTCCAGATGAGAGATGGCTATAGAATTATAGTTGTTATAGGACTATAATTTATTCGTTTCACGTGTGGCATGACACAGGTACACTGAAACTGTATTGTGACGAAGGTGGGATGGGAGTAGGAAAAGGGGACGGATAGACTATCACCCCAAAAATCATTGCTTTTCCTTAAGGATTTGTCTCATGTcacttgtgtttaaaaaaacaaaaccgaaaccaaaacaacagaacacaaccaaaaaacccaaccacccacacaacaaacaaaaccacccaaacaaaaaaacccacccccaaaacccaaacaaaaaaaacccagcctttttaaaaggaaaggccTCGTCTGCCCCTTAATTTGGGGAAGGTTTTGAAAAAGTAATCAGTGAAATGAAGAGTCCCCTTGCAATTTGCAAAACTGACTTaggattttaaaagttgtttgTGGCTTCTCTTTTCACAAATTTGCTTAATGGAAAAGCATGAATTTCACTGGCTTTTATGTAATAATCATCTTTATTCCAGTAAGAAATTAAGCTGAGCACTTTAACAGTCTTTGCAGGGGAAATCAATGTAAGATGCTACTGCGTAAATCAAAATATTCTGTAGAATAAATATATGGAAATATTTAATACAGAAACATTGAGAAAACATCTCTGTAGAATAACCAATccaatctgttttcctttttgtaggTGAGCCATTACGAAAAGCAGCTAGATGAGACAAAAATCCACTGTGAGAAGGAGCAAGAGGATATGAGGAAGAAGTACACCGAAGAGATGCATGTCATGGAAAAGCAAATAACTGGccttaaaaatcaaattacagaACTGCAAGGAGAGGCAGCAGCGCTCAGAGAACAGCAAGGAAAGCTTGACTGTAAATATAATGATgagaaaaacaaattacaaatGCGTTTTGATGAGGAAAAAGCCAACCTGCAAGAACTGTTGAGGCAGGAGCACGAAGAAGACGTCAGAGCCAGACTGGAGCAGGTAAACGAGAAGTTTAGCCAGGAGCGGGAAGAACTGATTCAAAATGGTGTCTGGGTGGAAGAAAAGATGAGAGTTTTGGTGCAGACACTGCAGGAAGAGAAGGGAGAGCTGGAACGCGGCTTCCATGAGCAGCTGAAGAGGATGGCAGAGGTGCATGCCCTGGAGAAGGAGGAGctccagcaagagctgctgcGGAAGCACGAGCAGGACCTGGAGGAGGAAAGGTGAGTGTCGCCGCTGGCGGGGACGGTTCTGGTGTACGCTGGCCTCGATGACCTTGGTCACCACGCCAAGCCAATCTAGTGCAGAAATGATTCCTGATGCGTAACGCAAGTGTATTAACTGTGCGGTGCTGTTACCTGTTTTATTCCCGAACGCTGGGCTGCTAtccagggttggtttttttcttctggcctTTCTCAAGCAGatatttatattgatttttaGCTCGCCCAGAGGCAAGAATAGTGTTAAAGCATAACCAGATGTGATTAGCTTGGGCTCTGTTCAGGATCCCTGTGCTTTTACAAATCCCTGCTTTGTCCTTTTAAAGCATTTGGCTTTTCAGAGTTGTTCTTTTCTGAAGAAGTTACTGGCTGGTAAATGCATTTAGCCAAGATTGAGTGTCAAAAGAAACCGAAACTGTCCTGGGGTGACAGGGAGAGATGGGGGTAAGAACATCTGCCCCCACAAATCCGATCAAAAGTATAGAAGGGCATACGTTGTACAGGAAACATTTTCTGAGGACTTTTTATGAGTTATACTTTTCCAAGgctgttaaatttttatttttgaagtttcaACAAATTGCCTCAAATTTAACTTTGGCTCTCGGAAACACCTGTCAAATAGTACTTCATCTAAAACTtggtgaaaaagtaatttttcagcttttcttattCAGCCTAAAAAGCCATTTGAATCTCTTTGAGTTAGCCCAGAGTTTAGTAATATATTATGTTAAccatgtttaggaaaaaaatggaaagtgaCTATAACAGAAGAGCATCTCATGCAGAAGCTCAGTTTTCTGTCGACACACAAACACTTGTGAATAAATACGAAGAAAAGATCCAAAATCTGGAAGGACGTTACCAGCAAGAGTTGCATGAACTTGCTGAACAGCAAAGAGAGGAGAAATCTCAGTGGGAGTTTGAAAAGGATGAAATTGCTCAGGAGGTTGCTGAAGCTCACGAGCAACTGAAGGAAAGCCTGGCAAACGAAAAGGCCATTTCTTCTGCTCTGACCCAGGAGAAAGATCTCCTGGAGAAAAACTTCAAGGAAGAAGTGAACAAGCTTGTGTGCGAGAGGGAGCAGCTTCAGAAGGAGCTGCGAGACCTGAGGAATGCTGcggagaagcaagagaaaaagctGAATGATAAAATAACACAACTCCAAAATGACCACGAAAAAGAGCTCAAGAACAAAGACGAGCGTATATGTGTGGTGGAGGAAAACGGGGAGCTGGTTAGGCAAAAGCTGGAGAGACTTGACAGTGAATATAAGCAAGAGAAAGAAGACCTCAATTCCAAACTTCTTGCTTTGGAGAGTTTAAACAAAGACATTTGTGTAAGAGCAGAAACGGAAAAGACTGAGATGAGTTTGGAAATCTCAAACCTccaagggaaaatacagaaattgcAGTGGGAGACCCATAGTTTTTCCGCACTACAAAATCATTATAGGGTCCTGGAAAATGAGTACGCCAAAGCAAAGAGCAAAATTGCTTCTTTCTCTGGGATGGCGCCTCTGGGAGATGATGCGGCTGTCCTCTTAAATCTGCAGAAAGTGCACGAGCGAGCCGTGAAGGAAAATGTCAGAATGGCCGCTGAGATCGTCAGGCTGCAGCACAGGTTGCAGGCTGCGGAGCGGGATCCCGCGCCACCTCCCAGCCCCGGCTGCTCCGACTCCGACTCCGGCTCGGAACGGTCTCAGCTGCCAGATGAAATAGATCCCATTTTTGAAGGGTTGCCCTGGGATGGTAAAGATGCAGACAATGGAACGGATTCCAATGTCCCTCCGCTTTTGGAGGCTGATAGTACAGACCTGGAAGAAATGACGGAGACTGATTCGGATTTAGAGAAAGCGTGTGTGAAAGCCGGAGCAGGTGGCCATGCACTCGAGGTGCAGGTGTGTCGGACGCAAGGAAGTAAGGCAGCGCTGGAAGCTGATGGCAACTGGGATTGTGGCAAGAATCAAGAGCTGCTTTCTCGGGTGCCTCTGctgcaaaaaaagagagagcacgAGAAAACTCTTGAGAGAGCTCCCAGACCAAAAACGCTGCACGATGATGTTAAACAGCAGAAGGTTCGTCTGCCAAATCACAGAATAACTCCCCAAGATAAAGGGTTTGTTTCCGATGCTTTGAAGCTGCAGGTTGAGCTTGAGAAGGCTGAAGAACTGCGTGAAGCCTCTCTCCAGCTTGATCATGCTCCTGGGTCAACAAATGGTGACCTGAAAAGTGTAATAGCTCAGCTCTGGAAAAGGGTCAAAGAGTTAGAAGACAGATCAATGGCACAGGCTGAACTTCTGTCACTACAAGAAGAAATTCAGGTAGAAAACGAAGATCTGAAATGCGAAATGATCAAGTtagttgaaaaaaataaagtgctagAAGACAACCTGCAGAAGCTGAGAAGCCTTCATTGCAAACTAGAAGAAAGTAAACTGGCAAGTGTTAAGCTCAGAGAGGAAAACACACAGCTCCTCCAAAAAGTCAAAGAATGGGAAGATGTCCGAGAACAAGATGCACAAGGCAGCGCAGAGGCTCACCGTGACAAGTTAAGACTGCGATGCCAGCTTGGGAAGCTGGAAGAACGTGCTGCCGCGTTTACAGGTCAGCAAGGCAAGCGTGCCCAAAGCGATGGCACGGTGAAAGAAGGGTCGGCAGAAAAGAGGGAGCTGCAAGAGCCCAACAGAAAGCCGaaggagaaagctgctgccctgGTTAACCCAAATGACGTGCATTTCCAcgaagagagggaggagaggaataCAGTGATGCACGGCTTACAAAGCACGTGCGCTGAGCTGCAGCAAAAAGTTGATCTTCTGAGGTAACGTACGCTTGCAAAACTTTGTGGGAAGCGTGCCGGCCCCACAGTAATCAAATATGCCGCTTAGAAACTAACCTAGCGTCCCGCTCATCGCTTCATagccgcctgcctgcctgctgtatGGTTGCTGCATTAACCACTGTAGTTTAACTTTGATTAGAGAACAGTGCCTTGGACTCTAACTACTAGCAAGCAGGCTGTTTAATCGTGGATAACGACGGTTGGAATAAATGTGTGTGACTTACTCTTCTCTGACCGTGACCTAACACGAATGGTAAAACAGGAGCAACCTGCCAGCTGTTCTGTCTGTGGACGTAGTCACCTTCGCAGTGTGTAGTTAATGGTACATCAGCAACCCCTGTATTTTAATGTCCGAAATACTATGGTAACACTTCCAGAATGCTTTTAGCTTTTACTAATATCCCTCTTCACTCTGTTTACTCCTTTCTAGTACTGAATGTTACTTGGAACGTTAAAAGCGCTTCCATTTTTCTCAATATTTAAGTTAATACTAGAGAATTGTGGTAACTTTTTTCTCAGCAGGAGCACTTAGTGTTAGGAATCCATCAGGTGTGTGATACTGTAAATACTATTATAACACAGAGAATATAATAGGTTTTACCTACTTGTTTTTAACTGCTGTATTtcagcaaggattttttttggaGGCCGTAAAGTGGCTCCAAGCGGCTTAATTATTGTTCAGCACCAGCTTCCTGCAGGAAATTGTTCTTTCAGGTATTACACCATGGCTAAGTTCTTTCTTTACGGTCGCCTCAGGACAGAAAAGGCACTTTCCAGCGCTGCTGTTCCCAGCATACTGGGCTCTAGAAACAGCTTGCTCTCCTTGCAGTCTGCCTTCTGTGGTGTTAAGCTGTTTAAAGTTACGTTATTTGTAACTTAAGGACTGAAAGGTATAGTACAACATCAGTGTGAAACTTTTACTAGGTATCTTAAATTTTAATTAACTAGCTGTACAGAAACATGCACAAAAGCCCCTTTTTCAGTGATCTGGGAAGCACTCTGactaaatgaaatgtaaaatccATATACCGTTCATACGGAAAATGAGTCAATTGTAGCTTTGTCTTGAAATATTACAGGTAGCTTAGGCCTTTAGGAAGTTTTCTCCCTGTGGGCCTAGATGGTATACAGAAACAGTTTTCACTTGTCTCATCTCTCCGCCACAGATGTGAAGCCGAGAAGCTCAGAGAAGAAAATGctattctgaaaaatgaagtgacTTTATTAAATGAGGAAGGTAGTGCTTCCAGCCTGAAACTGAGGGAGCTAAATGGATCCCGAGAAGAAATGTGGTAAGGATTCAATGGGGCGAGTACCACGTGTATGCCTTCAGGCTCTTGGCGCGCTGCAGACACGATGCTTACACCCCTTCTCTCAAAGCTCCTTCATCTGTTGGATATTCCGCAAAATTTGAAACGGG
This region of Accipiter gentilis chromosome 25, bAccGen1.1, whole genome shotgun sequence genomic DNA includes:
- the NIN gene encoding ninein isoform X5 encodes the protein MDEAEQDQYEARLKELFDSFDSTGTGSLGQEELTDLCHVLHLEEVAPALQQTLLQGNVLGRVHFDQFKEALILILSRTLSNEEHFQEPDSSPEAQPKYIKGGKRYGRRSLPEFQESVEDFAEVTVIEPLSEEACPPRIASSACEERWKTRDSEEYEAEGQLRFWNPDDLNTSPSVSLPTPDWIEEKLQEVCEHLGITRDGHLNRKKLVSICEQYGLQTAAGEVLEEVLHNLEQDGTMSVEDFFYGLFKNGKSLTPSASTPYRQLKRHLSMQSFDESGRRTTTPSAMPSTIGFCLFSSLDDGMGYGCVEGILDSWHQEGIENSQEILKALDFSLDGKVNLTELTLALENELLITKNGVHQAALASFKTEIRHLLERVDQVAREKEKLRSDLEKAEKLKSLMASEVDDHHAAIERRNEYNLRKLDEEYKERIAALKNELRREREQILQQANKQRLELEQEIEKLKTDENYIRDRLALSLKENSRLESELLETGEKLVEYESLASKLQRNLENVLAEKFGDLDPSSAEFFLQEERLAQMRSEYERQCRELQDQIDELHSELEEYRAQGKVLRPSLKNSLSEEFDIDMKSHGNSSIEPDQGLGSEDCNPLNMSIEAEMAIEQMKEQHHRDLHHLKQELEDTVSHYEKQLDETKIHCEKEQEDMRKKYTEEMHVMEKQITGLKNQITELQGEAAALREQQGKLDCKYNDEKNKLQMRFDEEKANLQELLRQEHEEDVRARLEQVNEKFSQEREELIQNGVWVEEKMRVLVQTLQEEKGELERGFHEQLKRMAEVHALEKEELQQELLRKHEQDLEEERKKMESDYNRRASHAEAQFSVDTQTLVNKYEEKIQNLEGRYQQELHELAEQQREEKSQWEFEKDEIAQEVAEAHEQLKESLANEKAISSALTQEKDLLEKNFKEEVNKLVCEREQLQKELRDLRNAAEKQEKKLNDKITQLQNDHEKELKNKDERICVVEENGELVRQKLERLDSEYKQEKEDLNSKLLALESLNKDICVRAETEKTEMSLEISNLQGKIQKLQWETHSFSALQNHYRVLENEYAKAKSKIASFSGMAPLGDDAAVLLNLQKVHERAVKENVRMAAEIVRLQHRLQAAERDPAPPPSPGCSDSDSGSERSQLPDEIDPIFEGLPWDGKDADNGTDSNVPPLLEADSTDLEEMTETDSDLEKACVKAGAGGHALEVQVCRTQGSKAALEADGNWDCGKNQELLSRVPLLQKKREHEKTLERAPRPKTLHDDVKQQKVRLPNHRITPQDKGFVSDALKLQVELEKAEELREASLQLDHAPGSTNGDLKSVIAQLWKRVKELEDRSMAQAELLSLQEEIQVENEDLKCEMIKLVEKNKVLEDNLQKLRSLHCKLEESKLASVKLREENTQLLQKVKEWEDVREQDAQGSAEAHRDKLRLRCQLGKLEERAAAFTGQQGKRAQSDGTVKEGSAEKRELQEPNRKPKEKAAALVNPNDVHFHEEREERNTVMHGLQSTCAELQQKVDLLRCEAEKLREENAILKNEVTLLNEEGSASSLKLRELNGSREEMWQKIEAVRKEKVAVQKMVDNLKKQVADLKTRNQQLDSENTELSQRNSKNQADVQDLNQQLAKVLKQKEREVGKCTLEEWEKERLVLKEELENSKVKSSNMVSSLEMELSKMKVQAHILEQENHILKQELEKTKPLPRCPDLSDLQNEVSSLVTKNEKLQKEKEALSEELNRCIDKVAKASCLENAIGSLKQEQKSWEQQSQTLKTQLTVSQEKVQSLDETLQNTNLQMSRLKSDLRVMQQEKETLKQEVVSLHKQLQNANEKNRVLERAVPSSGLQDQHRQLHWDELDQLTQQEQQLLRQENERLQREVQSAKTDLAHSREKIRQLESTILSLKHQKHQNQSGIVKAIEQEKLSLKRECEQLQKELSSANRKISQMNSLERELETSSENEGLRKKQVKLDDQLMENSVVGTSREGCSSLSEIVCEDAPLKRQCDA
- the NIN gene encoding ninein isoform X6, giving the protein MDEAEQDQYEARLKELFDSFDSTGTGSLGQEELTDLCHVLHLEEVAPALQQTLLQGNVLGRVHFDQFKEALILILSRTLSNEEHFQEPDSSPEAQPKYIKGGKRYGRRSLPEFQESVEDFAEVTVIEPLSEEACPPRIASSACEERWKTRDSEEYEAEGQLRFWNPDDLNTSPSVSLPTPDWIEEKLQEVCEHLGITRDGHLNRKKLVSICEQYGLQTAAGEVLEEVLHNLEQDGTMSVEDFFYGLFKNGKSLTPSASTPYRQLKRHLSMQSFDESGRRTTTPSAMPSTIGFCLFSSLDDGMGYGCVEGILDSWHQEGIENSQEILKALDFSLDGKVNLTELTLALENELLITKNGVHQAALASFKTEIRHLLERVDQVAREKEKLRSDLEKAEKLKSLMASEVDDHHAAIERRNEYNLRKLDEEYKERIAALKNELRREREQILQQANKQRLELEQEIEKLKTDENYIRDRLALSLKENSRLESELLETGEKLVEYESLASKLQRNLENVLAEKFGDLDPSSAEFFLQEERLAQMRSEYERQCRELQDQIDELHSELEEYRAQGKVLRPSLKNSLSEEFDIDMKSHGNSSIEPDQGLGSEDCNPLNMSIEAEMAIEQMKEQHHRDLHHLKQELEDTVSHYEKQLDETKIHCEKEQEDMRKKYTEEMHVMEKQITGLKNQITELQGEAAALREQQGKLDCKYNDEKNKLQMRFDEEKANLQELLRQEHEEDVRARLEQVNEKFSQEREELIQNGVWVEEKMRVLVQTLQEEKGELERGFHEQLKRMAEVHALEKEELQQELLRKHEQDLEEERKKMESDYNRRASHAEAQFSVDTQTLVNKYEEKIQNLEGRYQQELHELAEQQREEKSQWEFEKDEIAQEVAEAHEQLKESLANEKAISSALTQEKDLLEKNFKEEVNKLVCEREQLQKELRDLRNAAEKQEKKLNDKITQLQNDHEKELKNKDERICVVEENGELVRQKLERLDSEYKQEKEDLNSKLLALESLNKDICVRAETEKTEMSLEISNLQGKIQKLQWETHSFSALQNHYRVLENEYAKAKSKIASFSGMAPLGDDAAVLLNLQKVHERAVKENVRMAAEIVRLQHRLQAAERDPAPPPSPGCSDSDSGSERSQLPDEIDPIFEGLPWDGKDADNGTDSNVPPLLEADSTDLEEMTETDSDLEKACVKAGAGGHALEVQVCRTQGSKAALEADGNWDCGKNQELLSRVPLLQKKREHEKTLERAPRPKTLHDDVKQQKVRLPNHRITPQDKGFVSDALKLQVELEKAEELREASLQLDHAPGSTNGDLKSVIAQLWKRVKELEDRSMAQAELLSLQEEIQVENEDLKCEMIKLVEKNKVLEDNLQKLRSLHCKLEESKLASVKLREENTQLLQKVKEWEDVREQDAQGSAEAHRDKLRLRCQLGKLEERAAAFTGQQGKRAQSDGTVKEGSAEKRELQEPNRKPKEKAAALVNPNDVHFHEEREERNTVMHGLQSTCAELQQKVDLLRCEAEKLREENAILKNEVTLLNEEGSASSLKLRELNGSREEMWQKIEAVRKEKVAVQKMVDNLKKQVADLKTRNQQLDSENTELSQRNSKNQADVQDLNQQLAKVLKQKEREVGKCTLEEWEKERLVLKEELENSKVKSSNMVSSLEMELSKMKVQAHILEQENHILKQELEKTKPLPRCPDLSDLQNEVSSLVTKNEKLQKEKEALSEELNRCIDKVAKASCLENAIGSLKQEQKSWEQQSQTLKTQLTVSQEKVQSLDETLQNTNLQMSRLKSDLRVMQQEKETLKQEVVSLHKQLQNANEKA